The window GCAATTTTGAAAAACATCGTTTCCTTCAATCCTATTTTTTCTCCTGTTTCTATTCAACGATTTTCGCCGATCTTGCTGAAGGATCTTGCGCCATTGCAACATCAGCGCGGATAAAAAACCAGAGGACCGCTGCTGCAAACGCAAAAATCGATCCGGTGAACATAGCGGCGGGCCACCCGAACCTTTCAGCTGTGATGGGAACGAGCACTGCTCCAATTCCACCTACCGCGTTTCCGCCGGTGTTCAATACCCCGCCGGCTGAAGACGCGTGTTTACCCGCCACCGACGCGATTGCAGACCAGTAGGATCCTTCGGTTAGCTGAGTGCATCCAAATGAAAGAGAAAGCAGCGCAACCGCCGCAACAGGACCGCTTTCCACCGATCCGATCAACAGAAACAATCCTCCAAGGATCATGCTTGGGATCGGAACAAGGCGGTATCCGTTACGGGCGCCATATCGTTTGACGAAATGGTCGCATAAAAATCCGCCCAGTGTTGCGCCCACTGCTCCGACAATCCATTGCGCGGAAGTGAAGTAGCCGGCTTGCTCCTCTCCAAAGCGGCGAACGTCCACCAGATAGAAAAAAAACCAGTTGAAAAACAGATAAAAAACATAGTTTGTGCAGAAGTAACTTGCGCCGAGCAATAGAACATTGCGGTCTTTGAGCGTTCGTTTCCAGACTCCCTTCTCTTCCACCTGAGCTTGCCTGTTTGCATGAATCAATTCCAATTCTTTTGCGCTGATGGAAGGGTGATCGGCCGGCTGATCCCTGACGTATCGCCACCAGACGGCCGCGATCAAAAATGCAAGGGGCGCTGTGATAAAGAAGGATTCCCTCCAACCGTATACTTTCATCAACAACACCAGTAGCGGCGCTGCGGCCGCGGCGCCGAGAGTCAGCGCTGTGCTGGTCAAGCCGTTCGGGAGGCCCCAGGATGAAACGGGAAACCAGTTGGCAATCGCGCCTCCGATGACCGGGAAAATCGGAGCTTGTGAAACTCCAACCAGGAAGCGCACCACGATAAGAATGGTGAGGATGGTCGCTGGTGTTGCAACAGAACGGCCCGGTACGATTCCGGTCAGGATCGTCAACAATCCCCACAGGATGGCAATGATGGTCACCGCTTTCCGCGAACCGGCAACGTCTCCGAATACGCCGCCGGGAAACTGAAAAATTGCATATCCCCACGCAAATGCTGAAAATATGATCCCCAGTT of the bacterium genome contains:
- a CDS encoding MFS transporter, encoding MAVRWKILLLICAASFVSYVLRTNLSIVGETMIKDLGLTQIQLGIIFSAFAWGYAIFQFPGGVFGDVAGSRKAVTIIAILWGLLTILTGIVPGRSVATPATILTILIVVRFLVGVSQAPIFPVIGGAIANWFPVSSWGLPNGLTSTALTLGAAAAAPLLVLLMKVYGWRESFFITAPLAFLIAAVWWRYVRDQPADHPSISAKELELIHANRQAQVEEKGVWKRTLKDRNVLLLGASYFCTNYVFYLFFNWFFFYLVDVRRFGEEQAGYFTSAQWIVGAVGATLGGFLCDHFVKRYGARNGYRLVPIPSMILGGLFLLIGSVESGPVAAVALLSLSFGCTQLTEGSYWSAIASVAGKHASSAGGVLNTGGNAVGGIGAVLVPITAERFGWPAAMFTGSIFAFAAAVLWFFIRADVAMAQDPSARSAKIVE